In one Rugosibacter aromaticivorans genomic region, the following are encoded:
- a CDS encoding ComF family protein, producing the protein MSIKNQAANAVKATLKATIAALLPRDCLLCGAASDNAVLCPSCNDHLPRLTTQRCPQCALPTPNAEPCGACLKQAPYFDATTAIWQYDFPLDRMIQSLKYSRRLASADFFGAELAMLPGTPPDFILPVPLSAQRLAQRGFNQSIEVARPLARQLSVPLELKHIHRHRDTTPQATLPWKERAKNIRHAFECRLDLTGKTVLVVDDVMTTGATLNELARTLKAHGAVRVENRVLARALKHG; encoded by the coding sequence TTGTCAATCAAAAATCAGGCAGCAAACGCAGTCAAGGCAACCCTAAAGGCCACCATTGCAGCGCTGTTGCCGCGCGACTGTTTGCTGTGCGGCGCGGCCAGCGATAACGCCGTATTGTGCCCCAGTTGCAATGATCACCTGCCACGTCTGACCACGCAGCGCTGCCCGCAATGCGCCTTGCCCACACCGAACGCTGAACCCTGCGGCGCGTGCCTCAAGCAGGCGCCCTATTTCGACGCCACCACCGCCATCTGGCAATATGACTTCCCGCTCGACCGGATGATCCAGTCGCTCAAGTATTCGCGCCGTCTCGCCAGCGCCGACTTTTTCGGCGCCGAGTTGGCGATGCTACCTGGTACGCCACCCGACTTCATCCTGCCTGTTCCTCTGTCAGCCCAGCGGCTGGCGCAGCGCGGCTTTAATCAATCCATTGAGGTTGCCCGCCCGCTGGCGCGGCAACTGAGCGTCCCGTTGGAACTCAAGCACATCCACCGCCACCGCGACACCACACCGCAAGCCACCCTGCCGTGGAAAGAGCGCGCAAAAAACATCCGCCATGCGTTTGAATGCCGCCTTGATCTCACCGGCAAAACCGTGCTGGTGGTGGATGACGTCATGACCACCGGCGCCACACTGAATGAGCTGGCGCGCACCCTCAAGGCCCATGGCGCAGTGCGCGTCGAAAACCGCGTGCTGGCGCGGGCGTTGAAACATGGCTGA
- the bioB gene encoding biotin synthase BioB: MTALATKETVNKTPDTTPNKPAPSAAPNLRWSIKAIEALFALPFNDLLFRAQEVHRQHHVANAVQRSTLLSIKTGGCSEDCGYCSQSARHGEVEREALLPLEEVIAAAQAAKDKGASRFCMGAAWRGPKEKDLAQVAGMIAAVKALGLETCATLGMLKEGQAEQLKDAGLDYYNHNLDTSPEFYGQVITTHTQADRFDTLAQVRGAGIKVCCGGIVGMGETRRARAGLLAELANMSTPPESVPINQLVPMPGTPMGHVAPLDPFEFVRTIAVARVLMPTSMVRLSAGREEMSDEMQALCFLAGANSIFYGDKLLTAGNPQADRDEALFSRLGLISV; this comes from the coding sequence ATGACTGCTCTTGCTACAAAAGAAACCGTGAACAAAACCCCGGACACCACTCCGAACAAACCTGCGCCATCAGCCGCGCCGAATCTGCGCTGGAGCATTAAAGCGATCGAAGCGCTGTTCGCGCTACCCTTTAACGATCTGCTGTTTCGCGCACAGGAAGTGCATCGCCAACACCATGTGGCGAATGCGGTGCAGCGCTCTACCCTGCTTTCGATCAAGACCGGCGGCTGTTCGGAAGATTGCGGTTATTGCTCGCAGTCGGCGCGCCACGGCGAGGTCGAGCGTGAAGCCTTGCTGCCGCTCGAAGAGGTGATCGCCGCTGCGCAAGCCGCCAAAGACAAGGGCGCATCACGCTTTTGCATGGGCGCGGCCTGGCGCGGACCGAAAGAAAAAGATCTGGCACAGGTGGCCGGGATGATCGCGGCGGTCAAGGCGCTGGGGCTGGAAACCTGCGCCACGCTGGGCATGCTCAAAGAGGGGCAGGCCGAACAGCTGAAAGACGCGGGGCTGGATTATTACAACCACAACCTGGATACGTCGCCCGAATTTTATGGCCAGGTGATCACCACGCACACGCAGGCTGATCGTTTTGATACGCTGGCGCAGGTGCGCGGCGCGGGCATCAAGGTGTGCTGTGGCGGCATTGTCGGCATGGGCGAAACACGCCGCGCGCGTGCCGGTTTGCTGGCTGAACTGGCGAACATGTCCACGCCGCCGGAATCAGTGCCGATCAACCAGTTGGTGCCGATGCCTGGCACGCCGATGGGGCATGTCGCGCCACTCGACCCGTTTGAATTTGTGCGCACGATTGCTGTGGCGCGCGTCCTCATGCCAACGTCCATGGTGCGCCTCTCGGCGGGCCGTGAAGAGATGAGCGACGAGATGCAGGCGTTGTGTTTTCTCGCCGGTGCAAATTCGATTTTCTACGGCGACAAACTGCTCACCGCGGGCAACCCGCAAGCCGATCGCGACGAAGCGCTGTTTAGCCGTCTGGGACTTATTTCAGTGTGA
- the gap gene encoding type I glyceraldehyde-3-phosphate dehydrogenase: MTIKVGINGFGRIGRMVFRAAVQNFSDIEIVGINDLLEPDYLAYMLKYDSVHGRFKGDISVEGSTLIVNGKKIRLTALKDPSELKWNEVNADVVIEATGLFLTKETAARHIAAGAKKVIMSAPSKDDTPMFVFGVNDKTYAGQTIVSNASCTTNCLAPVAKVLNDTWGIKRGLMTTVHAATATQKTVDGPSNKDWRGGRGILENIIPSSTGAAKAVGVVIPELNKKLTGMSFRVPTSDVSVVDLTVELVKEASYAEICAAMKAASQGDMKGVLGYTEDKVVATDFRGESCTSVFDAEAGIALDSTFVKIVAWYDNEWGYSNKVLEMTRVIGQSAVN, from the coding sequence ATGACGATCAAGGTTGGCATCAACGGATTTGGCCGCATCGGCCGCATGGTGTTCCGCGCGGCGGTACAAAATTTTTCTGATATCGAAATCGTTGGTATCAATGATCTGCTCGAGCCGGATTATCTGGCCTATATGCTGAAATACGATTCGGTTCATGGCCGTTTCAAGGGTGACATTTCGGTTGAGGGCAGTACCCTGATCGTGAATGGCAAAAAAATCCGCCTGACGGCGTTGAAAGACCCATCCGAGCTGAAATGGAATGAAGTCAACGCCGATGTAGTGATTGAAGCTACCGGGCTTTTCTTAACTAAAGAAACTGCGGCCAGGCACATCGCTGCCGGTGCGAAAAAAGTCATCATGTCTGCACCCTCGAAAGACGACACGCCGATGTTTGTGTTTGGCGTGAATGACAAAACCTACGCCGGGCAGACCATTGTTTCCAATGCCTCATGCACCACTAACTGCCTGGCCCCCGTGGCCAAGGTGTTGAACGATACCTGGGGCATCAAGCGTGGCCTGATGACTACCGTGCATGCTGCAACAGCAACGCAGAAAACCGTGGATGGCCCGTCCAACAAGGATTGGCGCGGCGGCCGAGGCATTCTGGAAAATATCATCCCCTCTTCAACCGGCGCAGCTAAAGCGGTCGGCGTGGTGATTCCCGAGTTGAACAAGAAGCTCACCGGTATGTCGTTCCGTGTGCCGACTTCCGATGTATCGGTCGTCGATTTGACTGTCGAGTTGGTCAAAGAGGCGAGCTATGCCGAGATCTGCGCAGCAATGAAGGCCGCCTCGCAAGGTGACATGAAAGGCGTGCTCGGATACACCGAAGATAAAGTGGTAGCGACCGATTTTCGCGGCGAGAGCTGCACCTCGGTATTCGATGCCGAGGCGGGCATCGCGCTGGATAGCACTTTCGTCAAGATCGTGGCCTGGTATGACAACGAGTGGGGCTACTCGAACAAAGTGTTGGAAATGACGCGCGTGATTGGTCAGTCAGCAGTAAATTAA
- a CDS encoding phosphoribosylaminoimidazolesuccinocarboxamide synthase: protein MTQPALFESSLTSLPLLARGKVRDIYAVSDDLLLIITTDRLSAFDVILPDPIPGKGEVLTAVADFWFGKLAHVISNQLTGIDPESVVETEAEREQVRGRSVVVKRLKPLPIEAVARGYLIGSGWKDYQATHAVCGIALPAGLQLAQQLPEPIFTPATKAEMGDHDENIDYATVENLIGVDLAKKVKETTLRLYREAAAFARIHGIIIADTKFEFGQDKDGRLYLIDEVLTPDSSRFWPANQYQVGISPPSFDKQFVRDYLGTLDWNKQAPGPRLPADVIEKTAAKYREALTRLTGLTPKV from the coding sequence ATGACACAGCCTGCCTTGTTTGAATCTTCCCTGACTAGTTTGCCCCTGTTGGCACGCGGCAAAGTGCGCGATATTTATGCCGTGAGCGATGATCTATTGCTCATTATTACGACCGATCGCTTATCTGCTTTTGATGTCATCTTGCCGGACCCGATTCCTGGCAAGGGCGAAGTGCTGACTGCGGTGGCTGATTTTTGGTTTGGTAAATTAGCGCATGTGATTTCGAATCAGCTCACGGGGATAGATCCTGAGTCCGTGGTGGAAACGGAAGCCGAGCGGGAGCAAGTGCGTGGTCGTTCAGTCGTGGTCAAACGCCTTAAGCCTTTGCCCATTGAGGCGGTGGCGCGCGGTTACCTGATCGGCTCAGGTTGGAAGGATTATCAGGCCACCCACGCAGTCTGCGGGATTGCCTTACCAGCGGGGTTGCAACTAGCGCAGCAATTGCCTGAGCCAATTTTCACGCCGGCGACTAAGGCGGAAATGGGAGATCACGACGAAAATATTGACTACGCTACCGTCGAGAATTTGATTGGCGTTGATCTGGCCAAGAAAGTAAAAGAAACCACGCTACGCCTGTACCGCGAAGCGGCCGCTTTTGCACGCATCCACGGCATCATCATTGCGGATACGAAATTTGAATTTGGTCAGGATAAGGATGGCCGGTTGTATTTGATTGACGAAGTGTTAACGCCCGATTCATCGCGTTTCTGGCCCGCTAATCAATACCAAGTGGGTATTAGTCCCCCCAGTTTTGATAAACAGTTTGTGCGCGATTATCTGGGTACGCTGGATTGGAACAAGCAGGCTCCAGGCCCCCGCTTGCCTGCGGACGTGATTGAAAAAACAGCCGCCAAGTATCGTGAAGCACTTACCCGCCTGACCGGTTTGACGCCAAAAGTGTAA
- the fba gene encoding class II fructose-bisphosphate aldolase (catalyzes the reversible aldol condensation of dihydroxyacetonephosphate and glyceraldehyde 3-phosphate in the Calvin cycle, glycolysis, and/or gluconeogenesis), whose translation MALVSMRQLLDHAAENGYGLPAFNVNNLEQVQAIMEAAAETNSPVIMQGSAGARKYAGEAYLRHLIEAAVEANPDIPVVMHQDHGASPAICIQAMRLGFSSVMMDGSLKEDAKTPASFDYNIDVTRRVVEIAHAIGVSVEGELGCLGSLETGMGEKEDGHGAEGVLSHDQLLTDANEAADFVKATGVDALAIAIGTSHGAYKFTRPPTGAVLRIDRIKEINARIPNTHLVMHGSSSVPQDLLAAINQYGGAMGETYGVPVEEIVEGIKHGVRKINIDTDLRMASTAAIRRFMAENPKEFDPRKYLGETKKAMKAICKARYEAFGCAGQASKIKPMSMEKMATRYISGELDSIVK comes from the coding sequence ATGGCTCTCGTATCAATGCGTCAATTGCTCGACCATGCGGCAGAAAATGGTTACGGCCTGCCTGCCTTCAATGTGAATAACCTGGAACAAGTGCAGGCCATCATGGAAGCGGCAGCCGAGACTAACAGCCCGGTCATCATGCAGGGCTCAGCCGGTGCGCGTAAATATGCCGGTGAAGCGTATCTGCGGCACTTGATTGAAGCGGCCGTGGAAGCTAACCCGGATATTCCTGTGGTGATGCATCAGGATCACGGCGCGAGTCCGGCGATTTGCATCCAGGCCATGCGCCTGGGCTTTTCCAGCGTGATGATGGATGGTTCATTGAAAGAGGATGCCAAGACGCCCGCCTCGTTTGATTACAACATCGATGTCACCCGCCGGGTAGTTGAAATAGCCCACGCGATCGGGGTTTCGGTTGAAGGCGAGCTGGGCTGTCTCGGTTCGCTGGAAACAGGCATGGGCGAAAAGGAGGACGGCCACGGTGCCGAAGGGGTGCTCTCCCACGACCAGTTGCTGACAGATGCCAACGAGGCGGCCGATTTCGTCAAGGCCACGGGTGTCGATGCGCTGGCGATTGCCATCGGCACGTCACACGGCGCGTACAAATTCACCCGCCCACCCACCGGTGCTGTGCTGCGAATTGATCGCATCAAAGAAATCAATGCGCGCATACCCAATACGCATCTGGTGATGCATGGTTCGTCCTCCGTGCCGCAGGATCTGCTTGCGGCGATCAATCAATATGGCGGCGCTATGGGTGAAACCTACGGCGTGCCGGTAGAAGAAATTGTTGAAGGCATCAAGCACGGTGTGCGCAAGATCAATATTGATACTGATTTACGCATGGCCTCGACAGCCGCGATCCGCCGTTTCATGGCAGAAAACCCCAAAGAGTTCGATCCACGAAAATATCTGGGCGAGACTAAAAAGGCCATGAAGGCGATTTGCAAAGCGCGCTACGAGGCCTTTGGTTGCGCTGGTCAGGCGAGTAAAATCAAACCGATGTCGATGGAAAAAATGGCCACGCGATACATCAGTGGCGAGCTTGATTCCATTGTTAAGTAA
- a CDS encoding phosphoglycerate kinase codes for MNFKKLTDLNVSAKRVFIRADLNVPQDEHGAITDDTRIRAALPGIRYALAGGAAVMVTSHLGRPTEGEFKAEDSLAPIAVRLAELLGRPVPLVQNWVDGADLADAVKPGEIVLLENCRVNKGEKKNDDALAQKLAKLCDIWVHDAFGTAHRAEVTTYGMGKYAPVACAGPCLAAELDALTRALAKPAHPLVAIVAGSKVSTKLTVLESLADKVDQLIVGGGIANTFLLAAGKKIGKSLAEPDLVEAARRVMQKVSVPLPAEVVCAKALSATAVATVKSIDDVTDDDMILDIGPMAAQELSRIVAQAGTIVWNGPVGVFEIEQFSCGTKTLAHAIADSKAFSLAGGGDTIAAINAFGTKVSYISTAGGAFLEFLEGKKLPAVEILEQRADS; via the coding sequence ATGAACTTCAAGAAACTGACCGATCTGAACGTTTCAGCCAAGCGCGTGTTTATCCGCGCCGATCTGAATGTGCCGCAGGACGAACATGGCGCGATTACCGATGACACGCGCATTCGCGCGGCGTTGCCGGGCATTCGCTATGCTCTGGCAGGCGGCGCGGCGGTGATGGTCACTTCGCATCTTGGCCGTCCGACGGAAGGTGAATTCAAAGCCGAAGACTCGCTCGCCCCAATCGCCGTGCGTCTGGCTGAACTGCTGGGTCGTCCGGTACCGCTGGTGCAAAACTGGGTGGATGGCGCGGATTTGGCAGATGCGGTGAAACCTGGCGAGATCGTGCTGCTGGAAAATTGCCGAGTCAACAAAGGCGAGAAAAAGAACGATGATGCGCTGGCGCAAAAGCTGGCCAAGCTTTGCGACATCTGGGTGCATGACGCCTTTGGCACCGCGCATCGTGCCGAGGTCACTACTTATGGCATGGGCAAATATGCGCCGGTCGCTTGTGCCGGGCCGTGTCTTGCGGCTGAACTTGACGCTTTGACACGGGCGTTAGCTAAACCAGCGCATCCGCTGGTGGCCATTGTTGCTGGTTCCAAGGTGTCAACCAAGCTGACCGTGCTTGAATCGCTGGCGGATAAGGTGGACCAATTGATTGTGGGTGGCGGTATCGCCAACACGTTTTTATTGGCGGCAGGCAAGAAGATCGGCAAATCGCTCGCCGAGCCCGATCTGGTTGAAGCCGCGCGCCGGGTGATGCAAAAAGTGTCCGTGCCGTTGCCAGCGGAAGTGGTCTGCGCCAAGGCGCTTTCAGCAACCGCTGTGGCGACGGTTAAAAGCATTGATGACGTGACTGACGACGACATGATTTTGGACATTGGTCCGATGGCAGCACAAGAGCTATCCAGAATCGTGGCTCAGGCGGGCACGATCGTATGGAACGGCCCGGTCGGCGTGTTTGAGATCGAGCAGTTTTCGTGCGGTACCAAAACGTTAGCTCATGCGATTGCCGATTCCAAAGCTTTTTCACTGGCCGGTGGCGGTGACACCATTGCGGCCATTAACGCGTTTGGTACCAAGGTGAGTTACATCTCGACAGCCGGGGGCGCTTTCCTGGAGTTTCTTGAGGGCAAGAAACTCCCTGCTGTTGAAATTCTTGAGCAACGCGCGGATAGCTGA
- the sodC gene encoding superoxide dismutase family protein, translating to MKSRSVLFLAASMLCFSLAAHADITVPMNKVDEQGAGPQVGQVVISETPYGVVFSPTLAGLPPGVHGFHVHEKPSCAPMEKDGKQVPALAAGGHYDPAASKHHGLPWGDGHLGDLPALFVDAQGNATTPVLAPRLKLADVTGRSLMIHAGGDNHADHPAPLGGGGARLFCGVIQ from the coding sequence ATGAAATCACGTTCCGTCCTATTTTTAGCCGCTTCTATGTTGTGTTTTTCTTTGGCGGCACATGCAGATATCACCGTGCCAATGAATAAGGTAGATGAGCAGGGTGCTGGCCCGCAGGTGGGCCAGGTTGTTATTAGCGAAACGCCGTATGGCGTGGTTTTTAGCCCGACGTTGGCGGGGTTGCCGCCGGGTGTGCATGGGTTTCATGTGCATGAAAAACCAAGTTGCGCGCCGATGGAAAAAGATGGCAAACAGGTACCCGCCTTAGCGGCGGGCGGGCATTACGATCCAGCAGCGAGTAAACACCACGGTCTGCCGTGGGGCGATGGGCATCTGGGCGATTTGCCTGCGCTTTTCGTTGATGCTCAGGGCAATGCCACCACGCCTGTGTTGGCGCCAAGGCTCAAGTTGGCCGATGTAACGGGTCGCTCTTTGATGATTCATGCGGGGGGCGATAACCACGCAGACCATCCAGCCCCTCTGGGTGGCGGGGGTGCGCGCTTGTTCTGTGGCGTGATTCAATAA
- a CDS encoding dodecin family protein — protein sequence MTVAKVIEITSSSKKSFEDAISSGIARASETIADIQGAWVKDQKVVVSKGKVTEYRVTMKVTFVLAGAKATASAKKK from the coding sequence ATGACCGTTGCAAAAGTGATTGAAATTACTTCAAGCAGCAAAAAGAGTTTTGAAGATGCCATCTCTTCCGGCATTGCACGTGCGTCTGAAACGATTGCCGATATTCAGGGGGCTTGGGTAAAAGATCAAAAAGTCGTGGTGAGCAAAGGCAAGGTGACGGAATACCGTGTGACCATGAAAGTCACCTTTGTTTTAGCGGGTGCCAAAGCCACGGCAAGTGCCAAGAAAAAATAA
- the pyk gene encoding pyruvate kinase, protein MQRATKIVATLGPASSSAERLAELVAAGVDVVRLNFSHGTVDDHRQRVETLRAAAHHAGRTVGVMADLQGPKIRIGKFAAGPIAIKAGQHFILDATCTLGDATRVGLDYPDLVEDVVAGDVLLLDDGRTVFDVECVEGSEIHCRNRHDGELSNNKGINKQGGGLSAPALTPKDMADIKTAAALNVDFVAVSFPKTGADMRQTRQLLHEAGSDALIIAKIERVEAIDNLQDILHATDGVMVARGDLAVEVGDAAVPALQKRIIRMAREANRFVITATQMMESMIASPVPTRAEVSDVANAVLDGTDAVMLSAETASGMYPVAAVEAMARVCVAAEKSHEVKVDAHFLDRTFTRIDQSIAMAALFTAVHMKVKAVAALTDSGSTALWMSRINSGVPIYALTPRIRTRYRVSIFRDVFPLITDFATHDRDELLWQAEETLLAAGAVEVGDLIVLTIGEPIGLAGGTNTLKLVKVGEHRRPAA, encoded by the coding sequence ATGCAACGCGCAACCAAAATTGTAGCGACCCTCGGCCCGGCGTCTAGCAGCGCGGAACGGCTGGCTGAATTGGTGGCGGCAGGTGTGGATGTCGTGCGGCTGAATTTTTCACATGGCACGGTGGATGATCATCGGCAGCGCGTGGAAACCTTGCGCGCAGCGGCGCATCACGCGGGGCGCACGGTTGGCGTGATGGCCGATTTGCAGGGGCCAAAAATCCGCATCGGCAAGTTTGCTGCCGGTCCAATAGCGATCAAGGCTGGCCAGCATTTCATCCTCGATGCAACCTGCACCTTGGGCGATGCCACACGCGTCGGCCTGGATTACCCTGATCTGGTGGAGGATGTGGTGGCAGGCGATGTGCTGTTGCTGGACGACGGCCGTACGGTATTCGATGTGGAGTGCGTCGAGGGCAGCGAAATCCATTGTCGTAACCGGCATGATGGTGAGCTTTCGAATAACAAAGGCATCAACAAGCAGGGCGGCGGATTGTCGGCCCCGGCGCTGACACCCAAGGACATGGCGGACATCAAGACAGCTGCCGCGTTGAATGTCGATTTTGTTGCCGTGTCTTTCCCCAAGACGGGCGCCGACATGCGGCAAACGCGGCAACTGCTGCACGAGGCAGGATCGGATGCGCTGATCATCGCAAAAATTGAGCGCGTTGAGGCGATCGATAATCTGCAAGATATTTTGCATGCCACCGATGGCGTGATGGTGGCGCGTGGCGATCTGGCGGTTGAAGTGGGTGATGCCGCTGTGCCCGCTTTGCAAAAGCGTATTATCCGCATGGCGCGCGAGGCGAATCGTTTTGTCATCACCGCCACGCAAATGATGGAATCGATGATTGCCAGCCCGGTGCCGACCCGCGCTGAAGTGTCCGATGTAGCGAATGCGGTGTTGGATGGCACGGATGCGGTGATGTTGTCGGCCGAGACAGCTTCTGGCATGTATCCGGTAGCCGCAGTGGAAGCCATGGCGCGGGTGTGTGTGGCAGCTGAAAAGTCACATGAAGTAAAAGTGGATGCTCACTTTTTAGATCGCACGTTTACCCGCATCGATCAATCCATTGCCATGGCCGCCTTGTTTACTGCGGTGCACATGAAAGTTAAAGCTGTTGCGGCGTTGACGGATTCCGGTTCTACCGCGTTGTGGATGAGCCGCATCAATTCTGGCGTGCCCATCTATGCGTTGACGCCACGCATCCGCACGCGATATCGGGTGAGTATTTTCCGCGATGTATTTCCGTTGATTACCGATTTTGCTACGCATGATCGTGATGAGTTACTCTGGCAGGCTGAAGAAACTCTACTTGCCGCTGGTGCGGTGGAGGTGGGCGATTTAATTGTCCTCACCATCGGCGAGCCGATCGGTCTGGCAGGTGGCACGAATACTTTGAAACTGGTAAAAGTCGGCGAACACCGGCGGCCAGCCGCCTGA
- the tkt gene encoding transketolase produces the protein MPSAAVSTSVSASALPLSNAIRALAMDAVQKANSGHPGAPMGMADIAEVLWHRHLRHNPANPHWAGRDRFVLSNGHASMLLYSLLHLTGYDVSLDDLKQFRQLHSKTPGHPEIGYTPGVETTTGPLGQGIANAVGMALAEKLLANEFNRPGHEIVNHYTYVFLGDGCLMEGISHEVCSLAGTWGLSKLIVFWDDNGISIDGHVEGWFTENIPERFQAYGWQVISSVDGHNPAAIDAAIGQAQADTQRPTLICCKTVIGKGAPNKQGGHDVHGAPLGDAEIAAARVALGWPYAPFEVPAEVYAAWDAKKTGAESEAAWQQGFAVYARAHPELAAEFTRRMAGDLPADWEAHVAAVLEKLNDKAETIATRKASQNSIEAFAPKLPELLGGSADLTGSNLTNWSGSKAVTRAGHGNYIHYGVREFGMAAIVNGLTLHGGFIPYGGTFLMFSEYARNALRMAALMKQRSIFVFTHDSIGLGEDGPTHQPVEQLATLRLIPHMETWRPCDTVETAIAWAAAIERRDGPTCLAFSRQNLPFVKRDTATQAAIRRGGYVLSEAAGTPQAVLIATGSEIDLALKAQAQLATEGIAVRVVSMPCTNRFDHQDDAYRASVLPQGIVRVAIEAGVTDGWYKYVGLEGAVIGLDRFGESAPAGALFKAFGFTVEHVVATVKGLI, from the coding sequence ATGCCGTCTGCCGCTGTGTCTACCTCTGTGTCCGCCTCTGCTTTACCCCTTTCTAATGCGATTCGCGCGTTGGCCATGGATGCCGTGCAAAAGGCGAATTCTGGCCATCCGGGCGCGCCCATGGGCATGGCCGATATCGCCGAGGTGCTGTGGCATCGCCACCTGCGCCACAATCCGGCGAATCCGCACTGGGCAGGCCGCGATCGGTTTGTGTTATCCAATGGCCACGCGTCCATGCTGCTTTATTCCCTGTTGCATCTCACGGGGTATGACGTTTCGCTGGACGATCTGAAACAGTTTCGCCAGTTGCACAGCAAAACGCCGGGGCATCCGGAGATTGGCTACACGCCGGGCGTGGAAACCACCACCGGCCCGTTGGGCCAGGGTATTGCCAATGCCGTGGGCATGGCGCTGGCTGAGAAGCTGCTGGCGAATGAATTCAATCGCCCCGGCCATGAGATCGTTAATCACTACACTTATGTTTTTCTGGGCGACGGCTGCCTCATGGAAGGCATTTCGCATGAGGTCTGCTCGCTGGCTGGCACGTGGGGTTTATCCAAGCTGATCGTGTTTTGGGACGATAACGGCATTTCTATCGACGGCCATGTAGAGGGCTGGTTTACCGAAAATATTCCCGAGCGGTTTCAGGCTTACGGCTGGCAGGTGATCAGCAGTGTTGATGGGCATAATCCGGCGGCCATTGATGCGGCTATAGGCCAAGCGCAGGCCGATACTCAGCGGCCAACGCTGATCTGCTGCAAAACGGTGATTGGCAAAGGCGCGCCCAACAAGCAAGGCGGCCATGATGTGCATGGCGCCCCGCTGGGTGATGCCGAAATTGCCGCTGCCCGTGTTGCGCTAGGCTGGCCGTACGCACCGTTTGAAGTGCCGGCAGAGGTTTACGCAGCGTGGGATGCCAAAAAAACCGGCGCAGAATCCGAGGCTGCCTGGCAGCAAGGGTTTGCCGTTTATGCCAGGGCGCATCCTGAGTTGGCGGCTGAGTTTACCCGCCGCATGGCCGGTGATCTGCCCGCTGATTGGGAAGCCCATGTAGCGGCTGTGCTGGAAAAACTCAACGACAAAGCGGAAACCATTGCCACCCGCAAGGCCTCGCAAAACAGTATTGAAGCCTTTGCGCCCAAGCTGCCGGAGCTACTCGGCGGCTCGGCGGATCTGACGGGATCTAACCTCACGAACTGGTCGGGTTCTAAAGCAGTGACGCGGGCAGGTCACGGTAATTACATTCACTACGGCGTGCGCGAGTTTGGTATGGCGGCTATCGTGAATGGCTTGACGTTGCACGGCGGCTTTATTCCCTATGGCGGCACCTTTTTGATGTTTTCGGAATACGCGCGTAACGCGTTGCGTATGGCAGCGCTGATGAAGCAGCGGTCGATTTTTGTGTTCACCCACGATTCGATTGGCCTGGGCGAAGATGGCCCGACGCACCAGCCTGTGGAACAGTTGGCGACGTTGCGTTTGATTCCGCACATGGAAACCTGGCGCCCTTGCGATACGGTTGAAACGGCCATTGCCTGGGCTGCAGCCATTGAGCGGCGAGATGGCCCCACTTGCCTGGCGTTTTCAAGGCAGAATTTACCGTTTGTTAAACGCGATACGGCAACGCAGGCGGCTATCCGGCGTGGCGGTTATGTATTGTCCGAGGCTGCTGGCACGCCACAAGCCGTGTTGATTGCCACGGGTTCAGAGATTGATCTGGCGCTAAAAGCGCAAGCGCAACTGGCCACAGAGGGCATTGCAGTGCGCGTGGTTTCCATGCCGTGCACTAACCGTTTCGATCATCAAGACGATGCCTATCGCGCCAGCGTGTTGCCGCAAGGCATTGTGCGGGTGGCGATCGAAGCCGGGGTGACGGATGGCTGGTACAAATATGTAGGGCTGGAAGGTGCGGTCATTGGTTTAGACCGCTTTGGTGAGTCGGCACCGGCAGGTGCCTTGTTCAAGGCGTTTGGCTTTACCGTAGAGCATGTTGTCGCCACGGTGAAGGGTCTTATCTAG